The proteins below come from a single Flavobacterium lindanitolerans genomic window:
- a CDS encoding 3-deoxy-D-manno-octulosonic acid transferase: protein MFFLYNLLVIIAGYALKAIAFFNPKMKLFVNGRKNVFRTLGNKIQATDKTIWFHSASLGEFEQGLPVMEKIRSLYPEHKIVLTFFSPSGYEVRKNSTAADVIVYLPLDTKKNAAEFLRLVHPEMTFFIKYEYWPNYLKELKEQNIPTYLFSGIFRKDQIFFKWYGGFYRKALTAFKMFFVQNESSKLLLQQIGFQNVKISGDTRFDRVLKILNRDNSLDFVEKFKDGKLTVVCGSTWPKDEIQLVNFINTNPFGVKFIIAPHNVKPEQISELKNSISKKTILFSELKNKTLADYDVFIIDTIGILTKIYSYADIAYVGGGFGTSGLHNILEPATFGIPIIIGPNYVKFSEAVALVGMGGCISVKSKKELEETLSFLIQNEDERSEKGHIASTFVQMNKNATEIILKNL, encoded by the coding sequence ATGTTTTTTCTTTATAATCTGTTGGTAATCATCGCGGGATATGCCCTGAAGGCAATCGCATTTTTCAATCCGAAAATGAAGCTTTTTGTAAACGGCAGAAAAAATGTTTTCAGGACTTTAGGCAACAAAATCCAGGCAACAGACAAAACCATCTGGTTTCATTCGGCTTCGCTTGGCGAATTTGAGCAGGGACTTCCTGTTATGGAAAAAATCCGCAGCCTGTATCCGGAACATAAAATCGTACTGACCTTTTTTTCGCCTTCAGGATATGAAGTCAGGAAAAACTCAACTGCAGCAGATGTAATCGTATACCTTCCGTTGGACACGAAAAAAAATGCTGCTGAATTTCTAAGGCTGGTACATCCTGAAATGACATTTTTTATCAAATATGAATACTGGCCGAATTATTTAAAGGAATTAAAGGAACAGAACATTCCAACCTATCTCTTCTCCGGTATTTTCAGAAAAGACCAGATTTTCTTTAAATGGTATGGCGGTTTTTACAGAAAAGCCCTGACCGCTTTCAAAATGTTTTTTGTACAAAATGAAAGTTCCAAATTATTATTACAACAAATTGGTTTCCAAAATGTAAAAATAAGTGGCGACACTCGTTTTGACCGGGTATTAAAAATCCTGAACAGAGACAACTCTTTAGATTTTGTAGAAAAATTCAAAGACGGCAAACTGACTGTCGTTTGTGGAAGTACCTGGCCAAAAGACGAAATCCAATTGGTTAATTTTATAAACACCAATCCTTTTGGCGTCAAATTTATCATCGCTCCTCATAATGTAAAACCCGAACAGATTAGCGAACTGAAAAACAGCATTTCAAAAAAGACTATACTGTTTTCTGAACTAAAGAATAAAACCCTGGCAGATTATGATGTTTTTATCATAGACACAATTGGCATCCTGACAAAAATCTACAGTTATGCGGACATTGCTTATGTAGGAGGCGGTTTTGGAACCTCCGGTTTACATAATATTTTAGAGCCCGCCACTTTTGGCATACCCATCATTATCGGACCAAATTACGTTAAATTTTCAGAAGCTGTTGCCTTAGTAGGAATGGGCGGCTGCATTTCGGTAAAAAGCAAAAAAGAATTAGAAGAAACCCTTTCCTTCTTAATCCAAAACGAAGACGAACGTTCTGAAAAAGGGCATATTGCCAGCACTTTTGTCCAGATGAATAAAAACGCCACAGAAATAATCCTGAAGAATTTATAA
- a CDS encoding DegT/DnrJ/EryC1/StrS family aminotransferase, which produces MKKIQMVDLKGQYENIKETVNNSIQEVLDTNTYINGPEVHKFQKNLEEYLGAKHVIPCANGTDALQIAMMALDLKPGDEVITADFTFAATVEVIALLQLTPVLVDVEIDTFNISVEAIKKAITPKTKAIVPVHLFGQAANMEGIMQLAKEHNLYVIEDNAQAIGANYKYFDGKKEKVGVIGHVASTSFFPSKNLGCYGDGGAIFTNDDDLAHKLRGIVNHGMYVRYHHDVVGVNSRLDSIQAAVLNAKLPLLDEYNAARQLAAQKYSQALANHDKIVTPYIAGERDSHVFHQYTLRILNADRNALMQHLLDKGIPCAIYYPIPLHSQKAYLDPRYTEEDFPITNQLVQEVISLPMHTELDDEQIKFITDSILEFLA; this is translated from the coding sequence ATGAAAAAAATCCAAATGGTTGACCTTAAAGGTCAATATGAAAATATAAAGGAAACAGTAAACAATTCTATTCAGGAAGTTCTCGATACCAATACCTATATTAACGGACCTGAAGTTCACAAATTCCAAAAAAATCTTGAAGAATATCTGGGAGCAAAACACGTGATTCCATGTGCTAATGGAACTGATGCTTTGCAGATTGCCATGATGGCGCTGGATTTAAAACCAGGCGATGAGGTTATCACGGCAGATTTTACTTTTGCGGCAACAGTAGAAGTAATTGCCCTTTTGCAACTGACTCCGGTTTTGGTAGATGTTGAAATAGATACTTTTAATATTTCTGTCGAGGCGATAAAAAAAGCAATTACGCCAAAAACCAAAGCCATTGTTCCGGTTCACCTTTTTGGACAGGCAGCCAATATGGAGGGCATCATGCAGTTGGCCAAAGAGCATAATTTGTATGTGATTGAAGATAATGCTCAGGCAATTGGAGCAAACTACAAATATTTTGATGGCAAAAAAGAAAAAGTAGGTGTGATAGGTCATGTGGCTTCAACTTCCTTTTTCCCTTCCAAAAATTTAGGATGTTATGGTGACGGTGGAGCTATTTTTACCAATGATGACGATTTGGCTCACAAGCTGCGAGGCATAGTAAACCACGGTATGTATGTGCGCTACCACCACGATGTTGTTGGGGTAAATTCCCGTTTGGATAGCATACAGGCAGCGGTTTTAAATGCAAAACTTCCGCTTTTGGATGAATATAATGCGGCAAGACAGCTTGCTGCCCAGAAATACAGCCAGGCTTTGGCAAATCATGACAAAATAGTTACACCTTATATTGCAGGTGAAAGAGATTCGCATGTTTTCCACCAATATACTTTAAGAATATTGAATGCAGACCGAAATGCTTTAATGCAGCATTTATTGGATAAGGGTATTCCATGTGCCATCTACTACCCAATTCCGTTGCACAGCCAGAAAGCCTATCTTGACCCACGCTATACGGAAGAAGATTTCCCGATTACAAACCAATTGGTACAGGAAGTAATTTCATTGCCAATGCATACAGAACTGGACGACGAGCAGATTAAGTTTATCACAGATTCTATTTTGGAATTCCTGGCATAG
- the galE gene encoding UDP-glucose 4-epimerase GalE — MKKILVTGGLGFIGSHTVVELQNEGFEVVIIDNLSNAEEKVLHGIEAITGQKPIFENLDLREKEAVRAFFKKYNDIAGVIHFAASKAVGESVENPLLYYENNINALVYILQELQSKPGADFIFSSSCTVYGQAEKMPITEDASIQLAASPYGNTKQIGEEIIRDVAKVSNINAILLRYFNPIGAHPSAEIGELPIGVPQNLVPFITQTGIGMRKELSVFGSDYPTPDGTCIRDYIHVVDLAKAHVVALKRLIDKKNETAVEVFNVGTGKGSSVLEVIRSFEKVSGQKLPYKLVERRDGDVIEAYADTQKANSVLGWKAQSTLDEAIESAWKWEKKIRS, encoded by the coding sequence TTGAAAAAAATATTAGTAACAGGAGGTTTAGGTTTCATTGGCTCGCATACTGTTGTCGAATTGCAGAACGAAGGTTTTGAAGTCGTAATTATTGATAATCTTTCAAATGCAGAAGAAAAGGTTCTGCATGGAATTGAGGCGATTACCGGCCAAAAACCGATTTTTGAAAATCTTGATTTGAGAGAAAAAGAAGCTGTAAGGGCCTTTTTTAAAAAATACAATGATATTGCGGGCGTTATTCATTTTGCGGCTTCAAAAGCGGTGGGTGAAAGTGTGGAAAATCCACTATTATATTATGAAAATAATATTAACGCTTTGGTTTATATATTGCAGGAATTGCAGTCAAAGCCGGGAGCCGATTTTATTTTTAGTTCTTCCTGTACGGTATATGGTCAGGCAGAAAAAATGCCAATAACAGAAGATGCGTCTATTCAACTGGCGGCTTCTCCATATGGAAATACAAAACAGATAGGTGAGGAAATAATCCGGGATGTAGCAAAAGTGTCCAATATTAATGCGATTCTTTTGCGTTATTTCAACCCGATTGGAGCACATCCTTCGGCTGAAATAGGAGAACTTCCTATTGGAGTGCCACAAAATCTGGTGCCTTTTATTACTCAGACAGGTATAGGAATGAGGAAGGAACTTTCGGTTTTTGGTTCAGATTATCCTACACCTGATGGAACATGTATCCGTGACTATATTCATGTTGTTGACCTAGCTAAAGCCCATGTTGTTGCCCTTAAACGATTGATTGACAAAAAAAATGAGACTGCAGTTGAGGTTTTTAATGTAGGAACCGGAAAAGGGAGTAGTGTTTTAGAGGTTATTCGTTCTTTTGAAAAAGTCAGCGGACAAAAATTGCCTTATAAATTGGTTGAAAGACGTGATGGTGATGTAATAGAAGCTTATGCAGATACCCAAAAAGCAAATTCTGTGTTGGGTTGGAAAGCACAATCGACATTGGACGAAGCTATCGAAAGTGCCTGGAAATGGGAAAAGAAAATCAGAAGCTAA
- the fabD gene encoding ACP S-malonyltransferase has product MKAYVFPGQGAQFTGMGKDLYEQSELAKELFERANAILGFRITDIMFEGTAEQLKETKVTQPAVFLHSVILAKTLGNDFKPEMVAGHSLGEFSALVANGTLSFEDGLKLVSQRAMAMQKACEITPSTMAAVLGLEDQIVEEVCASIDGIVVAANYNCPGQLVISGETTAVEKACEAMKAAGAKRALILPVGGAFHSPMMEPAREELAAAIENTVFSQPICPVYQNVPASAVSDPIEIKKNLITQLTAPVKWTQSVQQMIKDGATSFTEVGPGKVLIGLVNKIDKEAATFSA; this is encoded by the coding sequence ATGAAGGCATACGTATTTCCAGGTCAGGGAGCCCAATTCACAGGAATGGGAAAAGACCTATACGAACAATCAGAACTAGCAAAAGAATTATTCGAAAGAGCCAATGCTATTTTAGGCTTTCGAATCACAGATATTATGTTTGAAGGAACAGCTGAACAGCTGAAAGAAACCAAAGTAACGCAACCTGCCGTTTTCCTCCACTCTGTTATCCTTGCCAAAACATTAGGCAATGATTTCAAACCGGAAATGGTAGCCGGTCACTCTTTAGGCGAATTTTCTGCCCTGGTTGCCAATGGCACCCTATCATTCGAAGACGGACTAAAATTGGTTTCACAAAGAGCCATGGCCATGCAAAAAGCCTGCGAAATTACTCCTTCTACCATGGCAGCAGTTTTAGGTTTAGAAGACCAGATTGTTGAGGAAGTTTGTGCTTCTATTGACGGCATTGTAGTGGCTGCTAACTATAACTGTCCGGGACAGTTGGTAATTTCAGGTGAAACAACAGCTGTTGAAAAAGCTTGTGAAGCCATGAAAGCTGCCGGAGCAAAACGTGCCCTGATTCTTCCGGTTGGTGGTGCTTTCCACTCTCCAATGATGGAACCTGCCAGAGAAGAATTGGCTGCTGCTATCGAAAATACTGTTTTTTCCCAACCTATATGTCCGGTATACCAAAATGTGCCTGCAAGCGCAGTTTCTGACCCAATTGAGATTAAGAAGAATCTTATCACACAATTGACAGCTCCTGTAAAATGGACACAGTCTGTACAGCAAATGATTAAAGATGGTGCCACTTCTTTTACAGAAGTAGGACCTGGAAAAGTACTGATTGGATTGGTTAACAAAATTGACAAAGAAGCAGCTACTTTCTCTGCTTAA
- a CDS encoding YiiX/YebB-like N1pC/P60 family cysteine hydrolase, which produces MKKFIFYTAMLFVLGIIAYKLFFYFDKKAEQKAILKNEAITRLSEDELSKIEEGDFILRRGFGFFSDYISKELNSGPIDVTHAGIIIKRNDSLYVVHSLSSDVTDVDGLQLQPLKEFLKYSFPNKIIVTRAKNCDKKMGAQISQLAQKYLAMHIPFDHKGDFDDDTKFFCTEMIWKILEKDLHSVTLPTEAAARKKFFFSMTPMYDTQYFDIKINQYDIKNK; this is translated from the coding sequence ATGAAGAAATTTATCTTTTATACGGCAATGCTTTTTGTTTTAGGAATTATTGCCTACAAACTTTTCTTTTATTTTGATAAAAAAGCAGAACAGAAGGCCATCCTAAAAAATGAAGCCATAACCCGACTTTCGGAAGATGAACTTTCAAAAATCGAGGAAGGCGATTTTATACTCCGCAGAGGCTTTGGCTTTTTTAGCGATTATATTTCCAAAGAGCTCAATTCAGGCCCTATTGACGTAACACATGCGGGCATTATCATAAAGAGAAATGACTCACTCTATGTCGTACATTCTTTATCCTCAGATGTGACAGACGTTGACGGATTACAGCTACAACCGCTTAAAGAGTTCCTTAAATATTCTTTCCCCAACAAAATCATCGTAACACGTGCCAAAAATTGCGACAAAAAAATGGGAGCGCAAATTTCACAACTGGCTCAAAAATATCTTGCCATGCATATTCCGTTTGACCACAAAGGAGATTTTGACGATGATACAAAATTTTTCTGTACCGAAATGATTTGGAAAATTTTGGAAAAAGACCTGCATAGCGTCACCCTGCCTACCGAAGCTGCGGCACGAAAAAAATTCTTTTTTTCTATGACTCCGATGTATGATACCCAATATTTCGACATTAAGATAAATCAATACGATATTAAGAATAAATAG